The stretch of DNA aaagaaatgcCACAAAATGTTTTCAGTACCACTAATGCCGTGTTCTCAATCAACGATATAACGCCAAGCTTTATTTCATTCTCAAAATTAATTCCAGCTACTGGTGTCATGAAAATACGTCACtttgttttgaaaattgtctggagcagtgttaaaTCGTAAATTGTGTAATTAGAATACAAAACAAGAACGTAAGCATGTCAGATCGAAAAAATAATTCTGGGCAATTTCAGCCGGTGATTAGAAATATCAATTACTTCTTCTGTATCTTATATCTTTAAAATCTGTATTTAACCTCCCTCACATTACAGGATTGTGATGTTCATATTACGTATGAAGatcaacagaaaataaataagttTGCAGGCTTAAACGTTGAAATGCAACAATTGAAGGATGAATTAAAAATTAAGCAAGTATGAATGAACGATTTAGTAACGAATAATTCTTCCTTGTAACCTTATTTGGTCATGCACTGGACTGTATTGTACTGCTTTTTACAGAATGACTTAAAGAATTTGGAAGACGCTTGCGACGAAATCATCTTGCTGGATAATGACACGAAAGTACCATGTTACATAGGGGAAATTTTCATCTATGAAGATGTGGAAAAGACACAGGTATTCTTTATGGTCTACTATCCCATTTAGTATCTGTATTTATGAATGAAATTGAAGGATTTAGTCTCTCTATGAAACTTAGTATTAAGTAACATGATATAACTTTGAAGAAGtatgttaaaaaaaataatgtttTATAAACTGCAAAGCAATAATAGTTTCTAGTTATTCTGTTTCTGTTTGTAGAGTTACCTCAATGAGATTAAAGACAAAAAACAGAAAGAAATCTTAAGTTTAGAGAGAAAATGTGAAGATTTGAAGAATACCATGAGTGACTTAAAAACACAGCTCTATGTAAAGTTTGGAAATCGTATAAATCTGGAGACAGATGAAGATTAATCTAGTCAAATGTGCATATGATTTGTTTATAATTCAGAATAAATTTTTCATACATTTATTGTCTTACAACTTTCCTGACTTATGTTCTGCATAATACACAACTGCATTTGGtaaatcattttttattgtattcacaTTAGGTCTTTAACATTTATGAATGTTAATTAATTGTTATAGTGTGATAAAATCTTAATAAAGTTATATTTTTTTCCATATACTTTTCATTAATCTTATTTTACTTTCTAATGTTAACTTTGctttttttacaaaataatgTGATCTTTCTAAACATATAAAAATACATTATTGTATTGTGTACAGAAGTCAGTGACTGTATTATTACATTTACTCATTTAATTAAAGGTTGATTTCAAGACTGCAGTAACTGTACTCTTAAATTTGGATACCTGCCAAATTGTTCTCATTGCAAAGTGGTCATGCGATGTGACTGAAAAAGTTACCTCTAAAGTCTATATTTAATGAATACTTCTAATTTTTAAACCTCTAAGACTTGTTTTAGTATCCCCCTTATGCTTTCATTTAATCTGTAAATTATGAATTGTATCCACACtatttttatacaaatatttGATAAGTACATAAATTTTTACGCAATTAAAATGTACAATGAAAACAAGCACGTGGATATTGAATACTAAGTAGCATTAGATGTTAAATTAGTTTATGAACTAACGAGTTAACACGCGTTCGACCGGCATTTTTTGCGCTGCTATCGCCTAAAGACCGTAATTTCTTTTACTACGCGAAATAAATGATGaagttgagaattggcaatgaaATTACAAATTTTGTAAATTGTCGAGTTTTCGCCACCTGGTAAAATGTGTATTAATGAATGGTTTCTAACTTAGTTACACAGTCATAGAGTTTCTGCTTCCCTCTATCATCTTACTTGAGGTAATTTTAGTTTCACCTCTCAGTTTGCTTTTGCCAGTACATAGCTAACTACACTCCCTTCAGCATCTCCTTATCTACTGCACCAGAATTATGAGAACAATTCTTTCTTCAAACTATTGAAAACATTTTATTTACCAACATAAAAAATCAGTGAACCAAACTAAATAAGGTATGCTTATATTCTGTTTCAAATGTATTTAATTATTTGTAATGAAACATACGAATTTAAAGACTTTTTATGCAAGATCTCTTTAGGAAAAGTTTGCAGGAGATATGGATATAGCCAGAGAACTAGTACTGACTTTAAAACAAGCCAATCAATCAAATGTGGGATATGGTTTACAGAAAGAGTGTGAAGCACTTATTGGGCACATTTTGCAAAATATGGTACAATCCCAGTTACCCATTTTAATTCCTGAAATGAAAAATGAAGAAGATTCAATCAGATACCGAGAAGAAGGTGAGAAATGAATATTAgcaaatttaatttttgtttaaaatgAGTATTAGCAAATTATTATGCTTTAAAACTCATAGGAAATCAGCATTTCGTAATGGGTGACGACGTCGAAGCTATAAAATCTTATACGATGAGTTTAGCTTATGCAAGTGATAAAGAACTTATGTCCTATGCTCACGCTAATCGATCGGCGGCATTATATAGAAAACAATACTATAAACAATGTTTAATAGACGTCGATACCGCTCTGAATCTTGGGTATCCAGAAGAAAAACGGAAGAAATTAAGAGAAAGAGGAGCAAAAGCTGTAGAtgaaattaaaaaacaattgaAGCTTAAAAAGGGTGTTGCAATAGA from Calliopsis andreniformis isolate RMS-2024a chromosome 2, iyCalAndr_principal, whole genome shotgun sequence encodes:
- the Pfdn4 gene encoding prefoldin subunit 4, with translation MSDRKNNSGQFQPDCDVHITYEDQQKINKFAGLNVEMQQLKDELKIKQNDLKNLEDACDEIILLDNDTKVPCYIGEIFIYEDVEKTQSYLNEIKDKKQKEILSLERKCEDLKNTMSDLKTQLYVKFGNRINLETDED